The sequence TTTCCATCACAACAAATCCATTGTCACATTGCATAATGCTAAAAACCAAATTGGACACTTCACATAAAAAAAATTCACAATAGTCCACAACTGTGGCTACTAACTGGTTAAACCACTAATACACAAAGCATAGAGATCCTAATAGTATGCATGATCAATGGAAGCAGTTTAAGTTTAATGTACATAATGAGAAACAAAAGTGCAGGGCACATACCCGACGCTTGAAACGTTGAGGTGGGTCACGGTTCCTCCTCTTCTCTCTAGAACGAACTCTCACCACATGAGAATGAATAGCACAGGACACACAGTAAAGCATCTTGGCGTACAATTTAGGCAAAGTGTATCCTACACATAAAGAATCAATCACccacccaaaatcaaaatcaatctaTAAATCACAGTAAACACCCAAAATCaatctaaaaaacaaaaaaaatcatttccaaaAAACACATACCATCATAGACACAAGCTTCCTGAACATCTCTAACAGCAGCTTGTTCAACGATGTTCCTCACCAAAAATCTCTTGATTGCCTGATCCTATtccaaatcaccaccaccaccacaaaaaaCAACTACTGAATCAGAAAATCTACATCCATTCATATCAGATcccaagaaaaaatcaaatcaaatatgtgaaaatgaaatcaattagTTACCACAGTTTGAACAACGGATGAAGTTAACATGACCACGGCCATGTTTGTTACGACCACCATTCCTTCGCTTAAACGTCTacagaaatcaaaacaaaatcaccaGAAATTCAAAATCATAAACTTGTATAAATCAACATCTATCATGAAGATTGAAACATGATTTAGGGTTCATTTGATTGAAAGAGGGACTTACCATGTTGTGATTTGCAgccgcttcttcttcttcctctgaaGCTCAACTTGAGAAATCTCTCCGAACCGAAGAAGAAAGATAGGGTTTTTCCGTTTTATACGATGGAAATTTGGATGACACGTAACAAGATACGTGTTTCAGTTTCAGCAGGGTATGAAATTACGGGTtacgggccaacccgcgggttttacggtacgggccgggttaacccgtttcttcacaagccactaattgtacaacccgcgcccgtcttgtttagttaccatccgggacgggtgcgggttttcacgggacgggacgggccaacccgcgggttttggcttggtttGCCAGCTCCACGTCAGTCCATGTACCCTTCTTATTCGAACCTCGGCTAACTTAGATACTCATTTCTGATCACAGACTCATCGGCCAACATCGAATTAAACGTCTATGTGGCCTAAAGCAAAAGGTTAGGCTAAGCAATAAATTTCAGCTGGATTACTTGCAGTGGACTTGCTCAACTTAGCTAGATTAATGAGGTTTAACCGGCTAAAAGTAAATGCACAGTCCAAAAGTCTAGAACTTGTGAGTTTTACATCATTTTTCATGAATATCGTGATTTTGTACACATGTATGTAATATTTCCCAATGGAAGAAACCTACTTTCAACTtttaataaaaacacaaaattggttaaaaagaccaaaatcaacaatttctggatgaaaaagacatttagattttgatattgtttggacaaaaatgtaaaaatagtcaggatgttattttatttttcaattatcttttcttatttttaatttacattaggatgcatctagtttcatcctcgctattttttaagtttaagtcaagatgaatccagtttcatccttgctatttctttttatccatttcttcaatactaatttttactcttcCATTAGAAcggtgttttaaaaatatttggacaaatgatccattttccggaATAGAAAACATAAACACAACGTTGTTTTATTTATTCCGATCCATACATATAAGATCTGAGATCACTTTATGAAGAGTTGTAATACATGAGTACGACTATTACTCGGTGATATATTTGTTAACACAACAGCAAGAGCATGTGACAGAAGTAGTGTAGGGACTTAGAACAGTACAAACGCCATTTTTCAGCACAGGATTTGGTTGCGGACATGGAGTTGTAAAGCAAAACCTACTTTCTAACAGGAAATATCCCTCAGGACATTGCTTGTCACATTCTCCTCTACATACATCACAATTTTCAGCTGCTTTGACACCCTTAACAATCCCTCCGTTTTTCTGGCAAGTTTTAGTAAATGTTTGTGCTGATCCCATCTCTGGATTTACATAACATACAAATTAGGAACGAAATGAGAGATTAAGAGAAATTGAATATTGCAGATCTATTGTTCTTATCATTGACTAAGTACATATATGCATATTACATACCAGAAAAGCTCAAAAGAACGATGGCGATGACAAGAAAACCAACGAGGAAAGATGAACTGATTCTTTGTGCCATGGTAAATATGGAGTATTCTGGGTTTGATGGAGTGAGTTAGTTCTTGCAAACTCTGTTTTATGCTATTGAACTTGTATAAATCTATGCTTCTTTTATAGGGTATCCACTTTGGAgagatattattattttcttctctgttaggatttttttcagCTAAGAAGAAAAGAGCtagtaccaaaaaaaaataaaagtcaaCAGTCAAATAACCTACATTTAACCAGCCTTTTCAAAATCATATCATAACACGTCATTCTCATTCTTCGATTTAATTTCGAGAGTTATACAGCaaagaccaatttttttttacagCGTGGTAGTAGGACAAAACCTGACAAATCAAATACAAATATTAAATTCCAAGTACATGGTGAAAAGAGTGCACAAAAAATTACTCTGCTGGTGGAAAATGGCCAATAACCCACCGAGCGAACCATATCGGTGATAGCACTGCAGAAGGAGAGAGCACTCATTACAAAAAGCTATTTTAGTGGTGAACCCACGTTAGACCAATTTCCTATAACGTTGATCCTACGTCTAAAGCGGTAATGTGACCAAGTTGGGATGTGATCACGAGGTCGAGGTGACTTGGTGTTTACACAATTTATCCTCAAGTTACAGTGTGTATGCGTCACTGGTGGCGTATCACTGTCTGTCTGTCTCACATGTCATTGACCCGCGCATGATGCATCGAAGATTGTTTGAGGCTTTCAGTAGTCAACTTTGAACATTTGATTAAACTACTCACTGAATCCTGAGACGATGATGAATGAGTTCAAGAAGAGACATGTGAGGGTAAATAATGTGGGAATAGCCCAGAGGCGATTAggcgaggaagaagaaaaatagattaGCATTTATCAGCAATCGTTATCCTCTGTGAATCCAAAATTGTGGGTGCGAAATATCGCACAGTCATTAACTATGCAAAAGAATCAATTTTGTAGTGGGCGAATATGACACGTTTAGTATATCCTTGATGATGAATTAGACGACGTCACCAAGTCACACTAAAAGCGTGAAAATCAACCGCCGCATTAAAGGTTAATGCGGTAATATAGAAGATAGGGAGACATTGACGCACAACATACccaaaaataaggattttattagGTGTCTTGCACTATGTAACCTCTATAAAAGGAACAAGATATCATTATattagagagatctttttgagtgcttagacaagatatttaggagaaagaaaaatttatttgtctcccaagttagggttttccctTATCTCATTTATATTTATTCTAATTTTAATAAAAAGGATTTTGAGTATTTCATCATGGTTCCTTAGAATCTTTCATAGTTCTTATTTGGGTGTTAATTGtgagatttcctgcaactacattttggaggggaaaaaaggaaaaaaaaagaggaggaAATTATAGTAAACTCACTGAATATAACCGAGTCTAATCTATCCGACTTAATATAACTGAATATAGCTGAATCACACCATTGCTAGTTCAGTTCACTTTACCTTCGGGTGTGCAATAACATGATACACGATTTCTTCTAAACCGGGAAAAAAGTTTCCTTGaatttctttcttcatcttcaatcataAATCTTTTTTCCCTTTTCCTTTCTCCCAACTTAAATCGTAAAAAAGAAACTAGAAATGTCCTTTGGAACCTATGGAAAACTTTCAACCATCTTTTAAGTGTTATTGTATTATTGGATTTTGTGTTATGAAGCGCCAAAAACTAGAAGCTTACTAATCCAAGAAATCAACTTTAAAATGAGACATTAAggatctaaaacatctatttGAGCAACAAttttacaatttttgaaattttttaaccCAAATCTAAAACCGCTCTAAAATATATGTACACAAACTCCTTTcagatgatacatatacaatagtgatttggtttgcaaataaatTATAAACATAAAGAAATATAGTAGAAGCTAACCAACTTacagactcaactcctcgaagcttccaaAACTTGAATGACCGTCGCCACATGCACATCTTAATCTGTTTCTGAAAATGAAAGTGAGAATTGAGTGAGcgcatcatccctaaaaggggtatACCCAATAGAAATAacatctaactttcaagtaatcattggcatgatttggaaaacaatatatGTTTTACCAAGCAATAAAAGACGACCAACTCACTTCAAATGAACAATCATTTATATGGAACAAATTCCTTCTTTGATCAATAATATTGATGCAAATTCCACACCTAGTAGGATAATATTAATGCCAATTCCATACCTAATAAAACTTAAACATAGATATAAAAGAAGGGTGAAGGAACATATCCTATATACCAcgaatggaaattcttatttcccacaaCCTTCATAAATACGAACAAAACATTTCTAATCCTTTCCAAATAATGAAAAGGTTAAAAGAACCAACAGAACTTTCGGAATTCAAAATCAAACAATTCATGGaattcaaaatcagaaaatgcatgagtttgttaagcatagatttttggaaaagaaacaccaatggttacaaaagaattattataaattcccacctcttttgatgacaagccacgcctaccttgagaTCTTTGATCACTAGTTGATCATTGAACtcatcgttgttaataaagatcaaCTGTTAAGAGTttatccaaaaggctcacacaaggctcataacaaaATTTCATACAAGTTCCAGTTATAagataagtgaactatctaaaggttctaagcccatttatggttctcaCCTCTTTCAATCTCTACCTTTAGCAAATCAAAGGTTTACTAATTTAATTAGGTTTGTTTTCCTGTCCATTTGATATGtgttatgaatatctacaactttgtagaaggaaccaaaggtccaATTCATGTTCAAAGGGAAACTGGCTCTAAGTCCAAACCGAAAAACCGGCCCGTTAAACTAAAATCTTGTCCATCTGAGTCAATTaacggtctctaacagtcaaaCAGGTCAACATCTAAGGTCAGGTCAACAGTCAAGGTATATGGCCAAAGTAAAAATTAAGTCAACGCTCCAATGGTATaggtcaaggtccactgagtcaaacTGATAAAACTCAGTCAAAACAGTCGGACAACATACTGGGATATCTGATTCAGGCTTAAACATGCCCAAGGTCACAGCACATCCGAATATACCATACTAGCTCAACAATTCTTTCTGAAATTCAACAACACTATCAATTCATGCAACTTTACACACTCGAGGATAAAATCTAAATCTGAGAGAACCTGtgaaattactattttaccctccgTAAACAAATTGATAAAAAAATTCCATCCGGTATCCTAAAGACACCTTCGAGTAGTCAAATTTGTGTAACTTTTCGATACTtattcaatgatactagtttAACATCTTAATTATTATTAGATTAATTTCTGTTAGTTAAAATCTATAATTAATTAATCGAGTTAATAACGGTTAAAACGTCtattgactggtctaatagcgtttacgagcttgagggtctttatagTGTTACAAACTAGGGAATAGTCACCATTGTCCAGGGCTAGTTGTGGTGACAAATATGTTCCTATAATATTTCTTGAGAGCATTTGATGATGAGATTTAAGCCGTTGGGTAATTCTAAAGTTTTTCAAGATGTGTTCTTGATAGATGTTGTAATTTATGATGTTGAAATATGAACTGTTAGTCCatgaaagtaaaagaaaaaaagtaaaatatGAACGAAAAAATACCGTTTATGTCCATGAAATGATGATGTATAGGCTGCATGATAAATTTGGTAAGAACAATTTTTGGAGTGCATTAATAGTGCATTTGAAATATTGGCCAGTCAGCTGGACTCATGTTCATAGGTCAATACTACACAATCAACGATCAATAGTATGTTTTTCAAGTGTCCAGAAGAAGTGCACTCATGTACTTGACTGGTAGATAATACATGGTCAACGGTACGTCGTGTCAGTCAACTAGACTCAATGAGTTCTCATTTGACCAAAACTGTTGCGAAAATTCTATTGTGATGGATAAAAAAGGTATAAATCCGATGCCAAATGTTTAAATGTTACTTTTGGAATTTGTTGACAAGGAACAATAAGTGCGATAATTTCACCATTTCTTTTACGTACGTTCACGACCAACAACTCCATTCCTGATGGATGAGAACATTCCAGCCGCTTAATAAATCAGCTCTCCTAATGCGTTGACTCTCCAAGAATTGTTGAAGAATGAATGTTGTGGAGGGATACCTATAAGGACACTCGATACCTCGACGAGTACGAGTTTGCTGTAAGTTTTTATGGCGAGATGAGGATTAGAAATGTATAACTTCCAAGGAATTTTACCTCAATTTATAAGGTATAGAGGAATTGTATCCAGGTCAATATTCATCTATATATTTTTTGACTATGTATCTGGATCAAATGCTCTCCAGGATTATACTGATCCAAACCGATTCTCCATTTTCGTAGGAATCTCTAGATATTTACTTGGTCTTCTCAGGAAATGATCCCCTCCCCCCTTTTTGAGGGATCTCTCAGGTTTGAATATATACCCAATCTTCACAGTAAATGACCCCCTCTCCCCCTTTTTAGGGATCTTTCGAGTACGCATATTTACCTAGTTTTCCCGGTAACTGATTCTCCCGTTTTTTTAGAAATTTATAACTTTCGGGTCCGGGATTTTTCAGGATCTCATATTTACCTAGTCTTCTCAGTAACCGATTCTCCCTCTTTTTTAGAGATTTATAACTTTCAGGTTCAAATATGTATCTGGTCTTCTCGGTAAATGATTCACATATTCCTAGGAATACAATAAATTTAGTCATCTACTGTTGAAGGACAGCTGGTGACTGACTGGTTTATAATCATCCTTTCACATCTTTTAACTAAGGGACAAATACTTATCTTGATTAGAACTATTGGGCCGTGGCACTTGAACCTATACACAAAACTATGTGCTACGAATACTAGTAGATCTCCTGTAGAGTTTAGAGGATCATTAAATCCCCTTACTTCCACATCCGTAGGTTGTTTCTTTAAATGTTTATTCCATTTCCCATCTTAAAATCAACCACCTTTGGATTCGGTTAGCAGCAAATTAATTCGAATACCATCTTATGCGACGAAAAAAATCTGATGAAAGTGTGATTTTGGAACTGAAATTGGTTGAATTAGCTGGAAAACGACCGACCATATCAATGATAAACACGATGTGTCTTACAATGAACTGAAGTTCGGGCAAGTCTGGGATGATTGTCCCAGATTGAACCGCTCATCTCATGTTTAGACCGGCTGTTCAATCCGAGAAGGGATGGGAAATCTCCCAAATATGAACATTTGACAATCTTTTTCCTTGTTTCGGCTGTGAGGTGGGAAtggtcaaatgactcaaatctGCTTATTTACCCCTCCCACTCGAACTGCGCATAGTGtgggaaattattaaaaatgggcTTTGATTAGCCCATTCTACTGCTTGACTGAAAACTGAACCTTAGATTAGAAGAAGTTCCTGCTTGCACGAAGTGCGGAAAATCATTTTTCCATGGTGCAACCGTGCAAGTGGTTCATACATGAAAAAGCCAATTCAATATATTATTAGTTTCAGTGGCTAtagaaaggaaaaaataaaaaatggtttaaTTGCTTACTCTGAATGGAATTTCTAGGATTATCTCATCCAGATCGTCTAAAAATTAATTTTATGTTGGCTTGAAATTGAGTTCATTGTCTAATGCAGTGAAGTTATTGAGACATGTCGACAGATTAAATCGGGATTTTATTTGGACCATCTCAGGTCAGGTTTTTTGCAGTGGATTACCAAAAGGCGAGATGTTaagaattgataataataatttggTGTGTTTATTCTTATTCCATAAACATATATTTATACAAGCCAAGACTTGGGACTCAAGGCACAAAGACTTTCCTAACACATATAATTCCTTTTCCTAAACCATATCTAAGACTGTCTATCCGAGTCTTAAACAAATTCCACCTTTAAGAGACTTATATATGGAATactttccatatcagtctcagatatGTGTCTTAgtacccccctcaagacggagcatgcaggtcacaaatgcccatcttggacaaaattcCATAAAACTGAGCTTTCCCTAAAGATTTAGTGAAAATATCCGCCAATTGCACTTTGGTAGGAGTGTAAGAAGGTGATATAATCTTCCGCAATATTGCATCCCTGACCAGATGACAATCCACCTCTATATGCTTGGTACGTTCATGAAAAATTGGATTTTTAGCAATGTACAATGCtgactgactatcacaaagaagactcattccTTTCGTATGTTGAACTCCCAAATCTCGGAGTAATGGTTTTAACCATGTCAATTCACACGTTGCTGCCGCCATCGAgcggtattctgcttcagctgagctACGTGACACAGTGTgttgcttcttagtcttccaGGACACTGGCGATTCTCCAAGAAGTACAAACCAGCCTGTTAGAGAGCGCCTAGTTAGAGGACAACTTGCCCAATCTGAGTCACACCAACCTCTCAAGTTTAGACTACTATCCGAGCGCAGCAGAATTCCTTGTCCAGGACTCTtcttcaaatatctaaccacacgCAGTGCGGCTTCCCAATGCTCCAGTCTAGGTTTTTTGCATAAACTGAGACAAAGTATGTACAGAGTAAGCAAGATCTGGTCTTGTGACTGATGGATAAATTAGACGTCCAACCAGTCTTCTATATTTCTCCACATCATTAAGAAACTCACCTTATGCCAAAGCAAGACGATGATTCGTTTCCATTGGAAATTCCGCAGGTTTTGCTCCCAACAAACCTGTTTCCATAataatatccaacgcatattttctttgacatatGTAGAAACCTTGTTTACTACGAGCCACTTCCAAACCTAGGAAGTATTTTAatcttcccaaatctttcatcttaaaacgTTGACCCAAGTATGTCTTAAATTTTGTAAGCTCAACTAGATCATTACCTGCAATAaccaaatcatcaacatacaccagtacattaagttgcatctttcccttaaccatagtaaagagagaataatctGAGTATGATTGacgaaacccataattcttcaatgcGGCTGAcaattttgcaaaccaacacAGGGGAGCTTGTCGTAGACCATATAAGGATTTCTTCATCCTACACACCATATTCGGATTACCCTTGGAAAACCTAGGAGGTATCTTCGTATACACTTactcctccaaatctccatgaagaaatacattatgtacatccatctgatgcacttCCCACTCTTTAGCCGCTGCAACGGCCAGAAACATACGAACAGTTGTCATCTTCGCCACTGGTGCAAACGTTTCATTGTAATCtaatccttcaacttgatgatttaCAAAGATTACAAGTCTCGCTTTTAATCGTACCAACTTCCCGTTCTCATCATAGTTTTCTGTGTAGATCCACTTGCTGCCTAGTGCCTTTTTACCCGGCGGTAACTCTGTCAAATCCCATGTACCTTGTTCTTCCAATGCTCTTATTTCTTCTGCCATTGCTTTCTTCCATCCTGGATACTTCATTGCTTTTCTGAAACTTTTAGGCTCAGACTTTGCATTTAGCGCTGCAAGATAAGTTTTATGTACTGCAGAAAacctatcacaactaacataatatgtcaaaggataaggtgtacctgaggaCGACGATTGTGCGGAATGAGGttgagatggactattttctcgaatggtgtgcgtcacaaatcctTGGAGCCGACTAGAAGGAACCTTATGACGCTTACCCTTACCCATCTCTTCTTCTGTTGTCACATCATTGCGACTACCAACATCTTCTGTAGCATCGACATCCCCTTCAGTCGGTTCTGGAGTAACTTCTTGTGTGTCTGCGACTGCGTCTGCGACCTCACCTATGCTCGTGACTGAGCTATCCTCATCATCGCTCCAACTCACATCTGGACTGGATGGATGAGTCCCTGTCACATCACCTTCTGTATCCGTCTCAATCGAGTCTCCATAACTCGACAGATCCTTGACAGGCGAAGCATTAGGACCCGACTGTCCTTTCTTATTCAAAACACTTTCCATATCAGTCTTATATGGAAACTAATGTtcataaaaccttacatctcTCGACACCAGAAATTATCTTGTGTCCAAGTCATAAACTTGCCATGCCTTCTTACCAAAAGggtaaccaagaaatatacatattcttcctctactggcaaacttatctcctttacgactttgatcatgcacataacacaagcatccaaacaccttcaactgattatatggaggttgctttccaaacaatatCTCATAAGGAGTTTTATTGTTCAGAATAGGGTAGGTGTACGATTAATTAAGTATGCTGCAGTCAGTGCACATTCTCCCCCAAACCGTATAGGCAAATTCGCTTGAAATCTCAAAtcccttgccacattcattatatgatggtgttttctctcaactcttccattatGTTGAGGTGTACCTACACACGATGTCTCAAAGACTATCCCATTAGTCTTGAAATAAGCACGCAATGCATTAACTTCAGTTCCATTGTCACTTCTAACAATTCTGATTTCTTTGTTAAACTGTCGCTTTACCAGAGCAACAAAATTACGAAATATTAATTCAACCTCAATTTTACTCTGAAGTAAAtatatccacacacctcttgaaaaatcatttaCTATTGTAAGAAAATATTGAGCTCCACATGATGAATTTATCTTATATGGACCCCATCAATCTATATGAACTAACTCAAAAATACAGTTTGATTTACTCAGACTCTTAGCaaaactacttctacgatgttttgctcgtggaaaaatatcacaaacatcattattcttctttattaatcTACTCACTCCTTGTAACTTCTGTAAAACTTTTTCTGAAGGATGTCCCATTCGTCTATGCCAGAGCTCATATGTATCTTCACTCACGGCCATAACTTCAAcctgaggcacaccacagaaaatatatagtacaccttgtctctcagccactccaatcatcctcctcgtcaaccggtcttgtataagacataaactatTAGTAAATTGGATAATACATCtcatctcatcaataagttgtgtaacAGAAATTAGGTTACAAGTTATCTAAGGCACATAAAGTACGTTATCAAGTCTCAATCCACCAGGTAGACTCACAGTCCCTATTTTCTCAGAGTACGCATATTTTGCATCAGGCAATCCAACGGAAATTCCTTAATATCCCTTACATTTAACATGTCATGTATTTCATACGTGACATGGTTTGTTGctcctgtgtcaacaatccaATAAGTTTTATTCTTTTTACCTTGTAGATGTGAACCGGACtttcttgagtttaaaaactccatcaCCTGCTGAACCTGTGCTGCTGTAACTCCCACCAGTCCTGATACATCGGCTATCAACTCACCACCAGATTGATTTGCTGCTGGAATATGCAAGTTGTGTGCACGAACAGTATTACCACCTTGTCCTCTGCCACCTCTTCCGCCTGCATAACCAGTACGTCCTCTTCCTCCAGTTCGACCTCCTCTTCCACTTTTTGTTCTATCTACCCACCATTCAGGGTATCCAATAATTTTAAAACACCCATCATCAAAGTTTCCTTGTCTGTTACAATGCTTGCAGTGCTTAGAAGGATCATAAGCGCTATTTAGCATACGTTGATCAACTTGTACTTTGAAATCCATGATATTGTCTTGTACATCTGCAGACACACCTACATCTCCAATTCTCAGACGCTCCGAGTTGACAATTTTTTGATACGCAACGTCTATTGACGGGAGTGGATCCCTAGCTAACAGTTGTTCACGCACAGAACTGTAAACAGAATCCAggccaataaaaaaataatgcaagaaatcttcttctcttaaTGTACTTACCTGAGTTGCAATATTACAAGTGCATTGTCCACACTTGCACTTAggtatcttcatataagtcaccatctcatcccatattttaTTCAATCTTCCATAAT comes from Papaver somniferum cultivar HN1 chromosome 7, ASM357369v1, whole genome shotgun sequence and encodes:
- the LOC113292915 gene encoding uncharacterized protein LOC113292915 codes for the protein MAQRISSSFLVGFLVIAIVLLSFSEMGSAQTFTKTCQKNGGIVKGVKAAENCDVCRGECDKQCPEGYFLLESRFCFTTPCPQPNPVLKNGVCTVLSPYTTSVTCSCCCVNKYITE